One Novipirellula galeiformis DNA segment encodes these proteins:
- the metK gene encoding methionine adenosyltransferase gives MSDARYLFTSESVSMGHPDKLADRISDGILDALLAQDPHSRVACETMVTTGIAIVAGEISTKANVQYSDVVREVINEVGYTDDEFGICGKTCAVMVSLDTQSPDIAQGVNSDDSSGKDVGAGDQGLMFGYACKDTPEMMPMPIALSHRIINRITEARFNKEVDWLRPDNKAQVTVEYEGQTPVRVDTVVVSAQHSPDVTNDEIKKFIIENVIKPSIPAELDKGDIKYHINPTGKFVVGGPHGDCGLTGRKIIVDTYGGWGRHGGGAFSGKDSTKVDRSAAYMARYVAKNIVAAGLADRCEVQLAYAIGVTEPVSVHVDTEGTGKIDDTKLCALVREHFALTPSGIINHLQLRRPIFRQTSAGGHFGRDGDAFTWEKTDKAEALAEAAGIAATA, from the coding sequence GTGAGCGACGCTCGATACCTGTTTACTAGTGAATCAGTCAGCATGGGTCACCCCGACAAGCTGGCAGACCGTATTTCGGATGGAATTCTCGACGCGTTGTTGGCGCAAGATCCCCACAGCCGCGTGGCCTGCGAAACCATGGTCACCACCGGAATCGCGATCGTCGCGGGTGAGATCTCGACGAAAGCCAATGTCCAATACTCCGATGTCGTCCGCGAAGTGATTAACGAAGTCGGTTACACCGATGACGAATTCGGCATCTGTGGCAAAACCTGTGCAGTAATGGTTTCGCTAGACACGCAAAGCCCCGACATTGCCCAAGGTGTTAACTCGGACGATAGCAGCGGCAAAGATGTCGGTGCCGGCGACCAAGGCTTGATGTTTGGCTATGCTTGCAAAGACACTCCCGAAATGATGCCAATGCCGATCGCATTGTCGCACCGCATCATCAATCGGATCACCGAAGCTCGCTTCAACAAAGAGGTCGACTGGCTTCGTCCGGACAACAAAGCACAAGTCACGGTCGAGTACGAGGGACAAACGCCCGTCCGCGTCGACACCGTCGTGGTCAGTGCACAGCACTCGCCCGACGTGACCAATGACGAGATCAAAAAGTTCATCATCGAGAACGTGATCAAGCCTTCGATTCCTGCGGAACTCGACAAGGGCGACATCAAGTATCACATCAACCCGACCGGCAAGTTCGTCGTTGGCGGACCTCACGGCGACTGTGGTTTGACCGGTCGCAAGATCATCGTTGACACCTATGGTGGTTGGGGACGTCACGGCGGCGGCGCATTCAGCGGCAAGGACTCGACCAAGGTGGACCGCAGTGCGGCCTACATGGCGCGTTACGTTGCCAAGAACATCGTCGCTGCGGGGCTTGCCGATCGTTGCGAAGTGCAACTCGCTTACGCCATCGGCGTGACCGAGCCCGTCAGTGTTCATGTTGATACCGAGGGTACGGGCAAGATCGACGATACGAAGCTGTGTGCGTTGGTGCGAGAGCATTTTGCGTTGACACCTTCGGGCATCATCAACCACTTGCAACTGCGTCGCCCCATCTTCCGTCAAACCAGTGCGGGCGGCCATTTCGGACGCGACGGCGATGCGTTCACTTGGGAAAAGACCGACAAGGCCGAAGCGTTGGCCGAAGCGGCTGGTATCGCAGCCACGGCTTAA
- a CDS encoding metallophosphoesterase family protein produces MRIAWITDPHLNHVSPDRWDQWCDRIASMQPDALLITGDISEGDDVELQLRRTAERFAVPLYFVLGNHDFYQSSIAQTRQNVIAASRDHNALNYLTDRGPVALADGVYLVGEDGWGDATVGNYDESFIRLNDFKLIDDFREISDDRWKAKLQQLGADSAARLQVKLNAVPRNATQILVATHVPPFRESCWYEGKTTDDHWAPFFVCGEVGRTLMEFCQRRVDCQTTVICGHTHHDGIATLRENLIVHTGSAVYGAPDVEAVIEVTANELHIAGHRR; encoded by the coding sequence ATGCGAATCGCGTGGATAACCGATCCGCATCTCAATCACGTTTCGCCGGATCGTTGGGATCAATGGTGCGATCGCATCGCATCGATGCAACCCGATGCACTTCTAATCACCGGCGACATCTCCGAAGGGGATGACGTCGAGTTGCAGTTGCGACGCACCGCGGAACGGTTCGCCGTCCCGCTCTATTTTGTGCTCGGCAATCACGACTTCTATCAAAGTTCCATTGCCCAAACTCGGCAAAATGTGATCGCGGCCTCACGCGACCACAATGCACTGAACTACCTGACCGATCGAGGTCCGGTCGCGTTAGCCGACGGGGTTTACCTAGTCGGTGAAGATGGCTGGGGTGATGCGACCGTGGGCAACTACGATGAATCGTTTATCCGGCTAAACGACTTCAAGCTGATCGATGATTTTCGCGAGATATCCGACGACCGCTGGAAAGCAAAGCTCCAACAACTCGGTGCCGACTCGGCCGCTCGGCTGCAAGTCAAACTCAATGCAGTTCCTCGCAATGCGACCCAGATACTCGTCGCGACCCATGTTCCGCCGTTTCGTGAATCGTGTTGGTACGAAGGCAAAACGACCGACGACCACTGGGCTCCCTTTTTCGTTTGCGGTGAAGTTGGCCGCACGTTAATGGAGTTTTGCCAACGCCGCGTGGATTGCCAAACCACCGTCATCTGTGGTCATACGCATCACGACGGCATCGCCACCCTACGTGAAAATTTGATCGTGCATACGGGATCCGCCGTCTACGGTGCTCCCGATGTCGAGGCCGTCATCGAAGTCACGGCAAACGAACTTCACATCGCAGGGCACCGTCGTTGA